A portion of the Natronococcus sp. AD-5 genome contains these proteins:
- a CDS encoding universal stress protein, with protein sequence MVSRVLVPMDGSEMSERALEYALEVYPDAEVTVLHVVGEPSPLWAEATSLALADDLEAAAEEHAQSVFDRAREIADAADGNAQFDTDVQLGHPVRAILDRADDYGTVVIGSHGGDLVDFLYIGNVARKIVNRSPVPVVVVR encoded by the coding sequence ATGGTCTCACGCGTCTTGGTCCCGATGGACGGCTCGGAGATGAGCGAACGGGCGCTCGAGTACGCCCTCGAGGTCTATCCGGACGCCGAGGTAACCGTCCTGCACGTCGTCGGCGAGCCGTCGCCGCTGTGGGCGGAGGCGACGAGCCTCGCGCTCGCCGACGACCTCGAGGCGGCGGCGGAAGAACACGCGCAGTCGGTGTTCGATAGGGCGCGCGAGATCGCCGACGCCGCCGACGGAAACGCGCAGTTTGACACCGACGTCCAGCTGGGCCACCCCGTTCGGGCGATCCTCGACCGGGCCGACGACTACGGGACGGTCGTAATCGGGAGTCACGGCGGAGACCTCGTGGATTTCCTCTACATCGGCAACGTCGCCAGGAAAATCGTCAACCGGTCGCCGGTCCCGGTCGTAGTCGTTCGGTAA
- a CDS encoding inorganic phosphate transporter, which translates to MISALLLVGIVVAVFVGYNIGGATTAPAFGPAIGADAASKTAAGGLMTIFFFVGAWTIGRRVVDTLGRELVHDPAVFSLEASVAVLFFIGAALFVGNVFGVPASTSMTAVGSIAGLGFAAGELNWTVMGEIAIWWLVSPIIGFWISLIIGRYFYSYLNRAIAMERSEGPLFEIDRSRIVPIPAPSDTTNRRELGGVTVVIAIGCLMAYSSGTSNIANAIAPLVGSGELEMNPAIVIGCFAVGIGAFTIARRTLETMGNELTELPLTAAIVVATVSATLVIFLSAIGIPASFVIIATMCLIGLGWGRATRPITVPEAVRGEKSTPVSVGALTVDEAGEELPPIGEEEPERIPSAADLFDPGTTARVVLMQNVIPALATIGAYATFQFVPVFGL; encoded by the coding sequence GTGATCTCCGCGTTGCTTCTCGTCGGAATCGTCGTCGCCGTCTTCGTCGGCTACAACATCGGCGGTGCGACGACGGCCCCGGCGTTCGGTCCCGCCATCGGTGCCGACGCCGCCTCGAAGACCGCGGCCGGCGGGCTGATGACGATCTTTTTCTTCGTCGGCGCGTGGACGATCGGCCGCCGCGTCGTCGATACCCTCGGCCGGGAACTCGTTCACGATCCCGCGGTCTTCTCGCTCGAGGCGAGCGTCGCCGTTCTCTTCTTTATCGGCGCGGCGCTGTTCGTCGGGAACGTCTTCGGCGTCCCCGCCTCGACGTCGATGACGGCCGTCGGCTCGATCGCGGGACTCGGGTTCGCCGCCGGCGAACTCAACTGGACGGTCATGGGCGAGATCGCGATCTGGTGGCTCGTCTCCCCGATTATCGGATTTTGGATCTCGCTGATAATCGGCCGTTACTTCTACTCGTACCTCAATCGGGCGATCGCGATGGAGCGAAGCGAGGGCCCCCTCTTCGAGATCGATCGCTCCCGGATCGTTCCGATCCCGGCTCCGAGCGACACCACGAACCGCCGCGAACTGGGCGGTGTGACGGTGGTGATCGCCATCGGCTGTCTGATGGCCTACAGCTCCGGCACCTCGAATATCGCGAACGCGATCGCCCCGCTCGTCGGAAGCGGCGAACTCGAGATGAATCCCGCCATCGTCATCGGCTGTTTCGCGGTCGGGATCGGGGCGTTCACCATCGCCCGGCGCACCCTCGAGACGATGGGAAACGAACTCACGGAACTTCCGCTGACGGCGGCGATCGTCGTCGCGACGGTGAGCGCCACGCTCGTCATCTTTCTCTCCGCGATCGGCATCCCCGCGAGTTTCGTCATCATCGCGACGATGTGTCTCATCGGCCTCGGCTGGGGGCGTGCGACGCGCCCGATTACGGTTCCCGAGGCCGTTCGCGGCGAGAAGTCGACCCCGGTTTCGGTCGGCGCGCTGACCGTCGACGAAGCGGGAGAAGAACTGCCGCCGATCGGCGAGGAGGAACCCGAGCGAATTCCGAGCGCGGCGGATCTCTTCGATCCGGGGACGACGGCTCGCGTAGTCCTCATGCAGAACGTCATCCCGGCCCTCGCGACGATCGGCGCGTACGCGACGTTTCAGTTCGTTCCGGTGTTCGGACTCTGA
- a CDS encoding SLC13 family permease gives MSASLVLAQEPVTRPELTTDVLVVFGVVVLALVLFVTERLPIDVTALLLIVVLIVLEPWTGIDPATGISGFANEATITVLAMLILSGGISRTGIVQELGRRMAAFAGDSVRKQLFATVAATSPVSGFLNNTPIVALMVPVVTDVANRGNTSPSKLLIPLSYASQVGGMLTLIGTSTNLLASDVSARLGEDYPELHGFSMFEFTQLGALVVLAGGLYLVFVSHHLLPERVPPRADYLEEYAVGDYVADVAVVPGSPLVGATVGDATDMVGPEIDVVQVVHGRDRSVAPRRETHLEEGDVLVVRTNRDAISALEDAAGVELIGRPTSDVELSPESAEGILTELVVSLDSQLVGERLDPERFREEYGAAVLGLRSHGALVADRIVGTRLDVGDTLLVQAPPDTLDRLSRSDDVIVAREPSRPEYRADKAPIAVAIMIGVVAVAALEIYPILLSALAGVVAMVVTGVLDPNELYDAVEWDIIFLLAGVIPLGIALEQTGAAAYLAFLVVQTAGFLPTLLVLWLFYIVTGLITEVISNNASVVLLIPVAAAAAAGIGANPFAFVLAVTFAASTAFLGPIGYQTNLFVYGPGGYRFSDYFRVGAPLQLLLSIVTVLGIAFFWGV, from the coding sequence ATGTCGGCCAGCCTGGTGCTCGCCCAGGAGCCCGTGACGCGACCGGAGCTGACGACGGACGTGCTCGTCGTCTTCGGCGTCGTCGTCCTCGCGCTCGTGCTGTTCGTCACCGAGCGCCTGCCGATCGACGTCACCGCGTTGTTGCTGATCGTCGTGCTGATCGTCCTCGAGCCCTGGACGGGGATCGATCCGGCGACCGGCATCTCGGGGTTCGCGAACGAGGCGACGATTACGGTGCTGGCGATGCTGATCCTGAGCGGCGGCATCAGCCGGACCGGGATCGTCCAGGAGCTGGGTCGACGGATGGCCGCGTTCGCGGGGGATAGCGTCAGGAAACAGCTCTTCGCGACGGTGGCCGCCACCAGTCCCGTTTCCGGCTTTCTGAACAACACGCCCATCGTCGCGCTGATGGTCCCGGTCGTCACCGACGTCGCCAATCGCGGGAACACCTCGCCGTCGAAGCTGCTAATTCCGCTTTCCTACGCCTCACAGGTCGGCGGGATGCTCACCCTCATCGGCACCTCGACGAACCTCCTCGCGAGCGACGTCAGCGCCCGCCTCGGAGAGGACTACCCCGAACTCCACGGGTTCTCGATGTTCGAGTTCACCCAGCTCGGCGCGTTGGTCGTCCTCGCCGGCGGCCTCTACCTGGTCTTCGTCAGCCACCACCTCCTCCCCGAACGGGTCCCGCCGCGGGCGGACTACCTCGAGGAGTACGCGGTCGGCGACTACGTCGCGGACGTGGCGGTCGTGCCGGGCTCGCCGCTCGTGGGGGCGACCGTCGGCGACGCGACGGATATGGTCGGTCCCGAGATCGACGTCGTCCAGGTGGTTCACGGCCGGGATCGGTCGGTCGCACCGCGCAGGGAAACCCACCTCGAAGAGGGCGACGTCCTCGTCGTTCGTACGAACCGCGACGCGATTAGCGCACTCGAGGACGCGGCGGGGGTCGAACTGATCGGCCGTCCGACGTCCGACGTAGAGCTGTCGCCGGAGTCGGCGGAGGGTATCCTCACGGAACTGGTCGTCTCGCTGGACTCGCAGCTGGTCGGCGAGCGGCTCGACCCCGAGCGGTTTCGCGAGGAGTACGGCGCCGCGGTGCTCGGACTGCGGAGCCACGGCGCGCTCGTCGCCGACCGGATCGTTGGCACGCGACTCGACGTCGGCGACACGCTCCTCGTGCAGGCGCCGCCGGACACGCTCGATCGCCTCTCGCGCAGCGACGACGTGATCGTCGCCCGCGAACCGTCCCGCCCCGAGTACCGCGCGGACAAGGCGCCGATCGCCGTCGCCATCATGATCGGCGTCGTCGCCGTCGCCGCCCTCGAGATCTACCCGATCCTGCTCTCGGCGCTCGCGGGCGTCGTCGCGATGGTCGTCACCGGCGTGCTCGACCCCAACGAGCTGTACGACGCCGTCGAGTGGGACATCATCTTCCTGCTGGCGGGCGTCATTCCGCTGGGAATCGCGCTCGAGCAGACGGGTGCCGCGGCTTATCTCGCGTTTCTGGTCGTCCAGACGGCGGGCTTCCTGCCGACGCTGCTCGTGCTGTGGCTGTTCTACATCGTGACTGGACTCATCACGGAGGTCATCAGCAACAACGCGAGCGTCGTCCTCCTGATCCCGGTCGCGGCGGCCGCGGCGGCCGGTATCGGCGCGAACCCGTTCGCGTTCGTGCTGGCGGTCACCTTCGCGGCGAGTACGGCCTTCCTCGGACCGATCGGCTACCAGACGAACCTGTTCGTCTACGGCCCCGGCGGCTACCGCTTTAGCGACTACTTCCGGGTCGGCGCGCCGCTGCAGCTACTCCTCTCTATCGTGACCGTACTCGGGATCGCGTTCTTCTGGGGGGTCTGA
- the hisA gene encoding 1-(5-phosphoribosyl)-5-[(5-phosphoribosylamino)methylideneamino]imidazole-4-carboxamide isomerase — protein sequence MGVVEIVGFTRVDRGHWSMDTDDATFEVIPAVDVQDGEVVQLVQGERGTEKTYGDPVEAARRWIGAGAKTLHLVDLDGAFEGERENADAVGAVIDAVDVPTQLGGGIRTAEDAIDLLERGVDRVILGTAAVENPDVVAEISDERPDSVVVSLDAKGGEVVVEGWTEGAGITPVEAAERYEELGAAAILFTNVDVEGQLEGVATDPVRELVEATEIPVIASGGVATLEDVRDLREAGAAAVVVGSALYEGRFTLEEAQAAVDEE from the coding sequence ATGGGAGTCGTCGAAATCGTCGGCTTTACTCGCGTCGACCGCGGGCACTGGAGTATGGATACCGACGACGCGACGTTCGAGGTGATTCCGGCGGTCGACGTCCAGGACGGCGAGGTCGTTCAGCTCGTACAGGGCGAACGCGGGACGGAGAAGACCTACGGCGACCCCGTCGAGGCCGCGCGGCGGTGGATCGGCGCCGGGGCGAAGACGCTCCACCTCGTCGATCTGGACGGCGCGTTCGAGGGCGAGCGCGAGAACGCCGACGCCGTCGGCGCCGTGATCGACGCCGTCGACGTACCGACGCAGCTCGGGGGCGGCATCCGGACCGCCGAGGACGCGATCGATCTGCTCGAGCGCGGCGTCGACCGCGTCATCCTCGGGACGGCGGCGGTCGAGAACCCGGACGTCGTCGCCGAGATCAGCGACGAGCGCCCCGACAGCGTGGTCGTCAGCCTCGACGCGAAAGGCGGCGAGGTCGTCGTCGAGGGCTGGACCGAGGGCGCCGGCATCACCCCGGTCGAGGCCGCCGAGCGGTACGAGGAGCTCGGCGCCGCCGCGATCCTCTTCACGAACGTCGACGTCGAGGGGCAACTCGAGGGCGTCGCGACCGACCCCGTCCGGGAGCTGGTCGAAGCGACCGAGATTCCGGTGATCGCCAGCGGCGGCGTCGCGACGCTCGAGGACGTTCGAGACCTCCGGGAGGCCGGTGCCGCCGCGGTGGTCGTCGGCAGCGCCCTGTACGAAGGGCGGTTCACGCTCGAGGAGGCCCAGGCTGCGGTCGACGAGGAGTAA
- the hisB gene encoding imidazoleglycerol-phosphate dehydratase HisB, with product MSDRTATVTRDTSETSIECAVAIDGSGEADVETGIGFFDHMLGSFAKHGLFDLEVECDGDLEIDDHHTVEDVAIVLGTAVDEALGDRSGIVRYADRRVPLDEAVAGAVVDVSGRPRFYFDGTFSQEGIGDFTSDMARHFGESLAMNAGLTLHLEVDGENAHHEVEALFKALARALDDATRIDERREGTPSTKGTL from the coding sequence ATGAGCGACCGAACGGCAACGGTGACGCGCGACACGAGCGAAACGTCGATCGAGTGCGCCGTCGCGATCGACGGCAGCGGCGAGGCCGACGTCGAGACCGGAATCGGCTTCTTCGACCACATGCTGGGGTCGTTCGCCAAACACGGCCTGTTCGACCTCGAGGTCGAGTGCGACGGCGACCTCGAGATCGACGACCACCACACCGTCGAGGACGTGGCGATCGTCCTCGGGACGGCCGTCGACGAGGCCCTCGGCGATCGGTCGGGGATCGTCCGCTACGCGGACCGGCGCGTGCCGCTCGACGAGGCCGTCGCGGGCGCCGTCGTCGACGTCAGCGGTCGCCCCCGGTTCTACTTCGACGGGACGTTCTCCCAGGAGGGTATCGGCGACTTCACGAGCGACATGGCCCGCCACTTCGGGGAGTCGCTCGCGATGAACGCCGGGCTCACCCTCCACCTCGAGGTCGACGGCGAGAACGCCCACCACGAGGTCGAGGCGCTGTTCAAGGCGCTCGCGCGCGCCCTCGACGACGCGACCCGGATCGACGAGCGCCGCGAGGGAACGCCGAGTACGAAAGGGACGCTCTAG
- a CDS encoding amino acid-binding protein: MFDEIMEKFEGSPSQQAVIRLLLERGFSVNDDGRVVSGGIEIPNTGIAREIDVDRRVVDSTTDAILEDPELRRIFQNISQVPSLMDLAPVLDLTVLSIAVDDAEQEGIVARITGTLADHGISIRQTISEDPEFTDEPRLYLVTDQDLPGGVITEIRDLEFVRKIELQ, translated from the coding sequence ATGTTCGACGAGATCATGGAGAAGTTCGAGGGGTCGCCGAGCCAGCAGGCGGTCATTCGCCTGCTGCTCGAGCGGGGCTTCTCCGTCAACGACGACGGCCGGGTCGTCTCCGGCGGCATCGAGATACCGAACACGGGAATCGCCCGCGAGATCGACGTCGACCGGCGGGTCGTGGACTCGACGACCGACGCGATCCTCGAGGATCCGGAACTGCGGCGGATCTTCCAGAACATCTCGCAGGTGCCGAGCCTGATGGACCTCGCGCCCGTCCTCGACCTGACGGTGCTGTCGATCGCGGTCGACGACGCCGAGCAGGAGGGAATCGTCGCCCGGATCACGGGCACGCTCGCCGACCACGGCATCTCGATCCGGCAGACGATCAGCGAAGATCCGGAGTTCACCGACGAGCCGCGGCTGTACCTCGTCACCGATCAGGATCTGCCGGGCGGCGTGATCACCGAAATCCGCGACCTCGAGTTCGTTCGGAAGATCGAACTGCAGTAA
- a CDS encoding DUF7522 family protein, producing the protein MGRESVDSRFADELRSVCRTTVGDELRSITYFTEDDVEQVYLRSDLSRTADLVGFAEQERMGFRSQSAYRNSQLGEYEATIRMFENGYLTRVIEEPHGVWVTTDDMSMDRFEELTTALKAVLEDAPAIE; encoded by the coding sequence ATGGGAAGAGAGTCCGTCGATTCACGGTTTGCTGACGAATTGCGCAGCGTCTGTCGTACCACCGTCGGCGACGAACTTCGCAGTATTACGTACTTTACGGAGGACGACGTCGAACAGGTGTATCTCCGATCGGATCTCAGCCGAACCGCCGACCTCGTCGGCTTCGCCGAGCAGGAGCGGATGGGATTTCGCTCCCAGTCCGCCTACCGTAACAGCCAGCTCGGGGAGTACGAAGCGACGATCCGCATGTTCGAGAACGGCTACCTGACGCGGGTCATCGAGGAACCGCACGGCGTCTGGGTGACGACCGACGACATGTCGATGGATCGGTTCGAGGAGCTCACGACCGCGCTCAAGGCGGTTCTGGAAGACGCGCCCGCGATCGAGTGA
- a CDS encoding IMPACT family protein, whose amino-acid sequence MSETYRTVAEPATAGFVVQGSEFVGRVRPVESVDAAEAFVDAVRDECADATHNVPAYRVRAGAEGAFLREYSSDDGEPSGSAGKPALNVLAQRDVENCAAVVTRYYGGTNLGVGGLVRAYSRAVKEALEEAGIVEERPHERVRITVEYDDSGTVRGILESEGFEFDADYETDVSFAVRVPLEDAEALRDRLRSATSGRADLE is encoded by the coding sequence GTGAGCGAGACGTACCGAACCGTCGCCGAACCCGCGACCGCCGGCTTCGTCGTCCAGGGGTCGGAGTTCGTCGGTCGCGTCCGGCCGGTCGAGTCCGTCGACGCCGCGGAGGCGTTCGTCGACGCCGTTCGGGACGAGTGCGCCGACGCGACCCACAACGTCCCCGCCTACCGGGTGCGGGCCGGTGCCGAGGGAGCGTTCCTGCGAGAATATTCGAGCGACGACGGCGAACCCTCCGGCTCCGCGGGCAAACCCGCGCTGAACGTCCTCGCCCAGCGGGACGTCGAGAACTGCGCGGCCGTCGTCACCCGCTACTACGGCGGGACGAACCTCGGCGTCGGCGGTCTCGTCCGAGCGTACTCCCGCGCGGTGAAAGAAGCCCTCGAGGAAGCCGGAATCGTCGAAGAGCGCCCCCACGAGCGGGTCCGGATCACCGTCGAGTACGACGACTCCGGCACGGTGCGAGGGATTTTAGAGAGCGAGGGATTCGAGTTCGACGCCGACTACGAGACCGACGTCTCGTTCGCGGTCCGGGTGCCCCTCGAGGACGCCGAGGCGCTGCGCGACCGGCTTCGAAGCGCGACGAGCGGACGCGCCGACCTCGAGTGA
- a CDS encoding PH domain-containing protein gives MSPSDPLEPTDADDRLRSSSAGIRIVFGLYAGVLVAGFVTAAATLQAVSSASLAEIYLVGLAGGFLAGIAAAGIDGTLAIRLGRSRRRRASPSVPAVPFGAAAVASWWLSLESILTLVATGSAVGLLVLGYVVAELARTRYVEAVVAGDPLDSWRWTPPRAGKAYTLIALVWLFMALTGAASGNWTAAVVWVAIALGWIVAGVIEGRWQTGWGTQPEIRVYENGLVKRRPFTETLVPWEDVSHVRLRDDELVLDRDLFDVRLERSELADLETVRDAIERTRPNGAGRNRTAD, from the coding sequence GTGAGCCCCTCGGATCCACTCGAGCCGACCGATGCCGATGACCGGCTACGCTCCTCGAGTGCGGGGATCCGGATAGTCTTCGGCCTCTACGCGGGCGTGCTCGTCGCGGGATTCGTGACCGCAGCCGCCACGTTGCAGGCCGTCTCGAGCGCTTCCCTCGCCGAAATTTACCTGGTCGGTCTCGCGGGCGGGTTCCTCGCTGGCATCGCTGCCGCGGGGATCGACGGGACGCTGGCGATTCGACTCGGCAGGAGCCGACGCCGTCGCGCGTCGCCATCCGTCCCGGCCGTCCCGTTCGGCGCGGCGGCCGTCGCCTCGTGGTGGCTCTCGCTCGAGTCCATCCTCACCCTCGTCGCGACTGGGTCGGCCGTCGGCCTCCTCGTGCTGGGATACGTCGTCGCCGAACTGGCCCGGACGCGGTACGTCGAGGCCGTCGTCGCCGGGGACCCCCTCGACTCGTGGCGGTGGACGCCGCCAAGGGCGGGGAAGGCCTATACGCTCATCGCCCTCGTCTGGCTGTTCATGGCGCTCACCGGTGCCGCAAGCGGAAACTGGACCGCCGCCGTCGTGTGGGTCGCGATCGCACTGGGGTGGATCGTCGCCGGTGTCATCGAGGGTCGATGGCAAACCGGATGGGGCACCCAGCCCGAGATCCGGGTTTACGAGAACGGGCTCGTCAAACGACGACCGTTCACGGAGACGCTCGTCCCCTGGGAGGACGTCTCGCACGTCCGACTGCGGGACGACGAGCTGGTCCTCGACCGCGACCTGTTCGACGTCCGCCTCGAGCGGTCCGAACTCGCGGACCTCGAGACCGTCCGCGATGCGATCGAGCGAACCCGCCCGAACGGTGCCGGTCGGAATCGAACCGCGGACTGA
- a CDS encoding TRAP transporter permease has translation MSDDRDVDRETDTRVTDQSELSEDEREEILSEVTRRRSLRGVSLIVVAIVGIAFSAFQMWIAARGTTFEATLPLYGEFRLVSLQQLQVNTIHVTFALVLAFLLFPASRGDGFAARRLGRIEPAVRTRFGDQHPLTRAVARLADFVRWAVIDPDMNRVTPADAVLIGLSLLPAHYTATQFEEIQDIAYRRFDNTQGVHEMYPTLDPLVTGYQFPFVSLAFPGLDALGIPVGDVSWAFALGVLGILLVLEATRRTLGPLLMGLVASFVVYAHWGHVIPRDSVIGTLAITPDTWANIIFNLWYNVEAGVFSTPVRVSVRFIYIFILFGAFLEMSGAGKWFIDLAYSATGTRKGGPAKASVVSSGFMGMLSGSSIANTVTTGAFTIPLMKRSGYSPEFSGAVESSSSSGGQVLPPVMGAAAFLIVEFTGWPYADVIIAATLPAIAFFFGMWVMVHFEAVRGGIGGLPRSELPEVRSKLRTGWFYLLPIVLLIYFLIVARFSINRAGWFTIVAVIALIAVVAAYNERTRGPLLGTIAAVYLAHAAAFATIGGGLVDALRVLSGTATPGAGLEVGEAATAAAADLGTIAILVSVAFLLARPAAEAPLLELDDAVENAASSSARALGRPELADNVAYRLGAFVLKSMESGARTATTVVIAVAAAGVVPGVISVTGLGPNLASLINTVSGGSMLTLLVLTGIASIVFGMGMPTTAMYIILVAMLGAPIEQTGIAVVAAHLFILYFGLMADVTPPVAVAAFAGAGVAKAEEMKTAMIAFLLSLNKILVPFAFVFSPGIMFLRRVDGEWDVMRWSDFADVGFVVTEVAIPIVGMFLGIYALGVTIIGYQYASVDRGRRVLYSIASVLLMVPEIPLLIAEGLLALAGIPSALTVFVLTFPLRLVGLTILVAFSYRNRSRASLEEADAATSTPAAGDA, from the coding sequence GTGAGCGACGACCGCGACGTCGATCGCGAGACTGACACGCGAGTGACCGATCAGTCCGAGCTCTCGGAGGACGAACGCGAGGAGATCCTCTCGGAGGTGACCCGTCGTCGGTCGCTCCGCGGGGTATCCCTGATCGTGGTGGCGATCGTGGGGATCGCGTTCTCGGCGTTCCAGATGTGGATCGCCGCGCGAGGCACGACCTTCGAGGCGACCCTCCCGCTGTACGGGGAGTTCCGCCTCGTCTCGTTGCAGCAACTCCAGGTCAACACGATTCACGTCACGTTCGCGCTGGTACTCGCGTTCCTGCTGTTCCCGGCGAGCCGCGGGGACGGCTTCGCGGCCCGTCGCCTCGGCCGGATCGAACCCGCAGTCCGGACCCGTTTCGGCGATCAGCATCCGCTGACGCGAGCCGTGGCCCGGCTGGCCGATTTCGTCCGCTGGGCGGTCATCGATCCGGACATGAACCGGGTCACACCGGCCGACGCGGTGCTCATCGGGCTCTCGCTGCTGCCGGCTCACTACACGGCGACCCAGTTCGAGGAGATCCAGGACATCGCCTACCGCCGGTTCGATAACACCCAGGGCGTCCACGAGATGTACCCGACCCTGGATCCGCTGGTGACGGGCTACCAGTTCCCGTTCGTCTCGCTCGCCTTCCCCGGCCTCGACGCGCTGGGGATCCCGGTCGGCGACGTCTCGTGGGCGTTCGCCCTCGGCGTCCTCGGCATCCTGCTGGTGCTCGAAGCGACCCGGCGCACCCTCGGCCCGCTGTTGATGGGGCTGGTCGCCTCGTTCGTCGTCTACGCGCATTGGGGCCACGTCATCCCGCGGGACTCGGTGATCGGCACGCTGGCGATCACGCCGGACACCTGGGCGAACATCATCTTCAACCTCTGGTACAACGTCGAGGCCGGCGTCTTCTCGACGCCCGTCCGCGTCAGCGTTCGGTTCATCTACATCTTCATCCTCTTCGGGGCCTTCCTCGAGATGAGCGGCGCGGGCAAGTGGTTCATCGACCTCGCGTACTCGGCGACCGGTACGCGGAAAGGCGGGCCGGCGAAAGCGAGCGTCGTCTCGAGCGGGTTCATGGGAATGCTCTCCGGGTCGTCGATCGCCAACACCGTCACGACCGGGGCGTTCACGATCCCGCTGATGAAGCGGTCGGGCTACTCGCCCGAGTTCTCCGGCGCGGTCGAGTCCTCCTCGTCCTCCGGCGGACAGGTGCTCCCGCCGGTGATGGGCGCGGCGGCGTTCCTGATCGTCGAGTTCACCGGGTGGCCGTACGCGGACGTGATCATCGCGGCGACGCTTCCCGCGATCGCGTTCTTCTTCGGAATGTGGGTGATGGTCCACTTCGAGGCCGTTCGCGGCGGTATCGGCGGCCTCCCGCGATCCGAACTGCCCGAGGTCCGCTCGAAACTACGGACCGGCTGGTTCTACCTGCTCCCCATCGTCCTGCTGATCTACTTCCTGATCGTCGCGCGGTTCTCGATCAACCGCGCGGGCTGGTTCACGATCGTCGCGGTCATCGCCCTGATCGCGGTCGTCGCGGCCTACAACGAGCGAACCCGCGGACCCCTGCTGGGGACGATCGCGGCGGTCTACCTCGCGCACGCCGCCGCGTTCGCGACGATCGGCGGCGGCCTGGTCGACGCGCTCCGGGTCCTCTCGGGTACGGCGACGCCGGGCGCCGGACTCGAGGTCGGCGAGGCGGCAACGGCGGCCGCCGCCGACCTCGGAACGATCGCCATCCTCGTGAGCGTCGCGTTCCTGCTCGCTCGCCCCGCCGCCGAAGCGCCGTTGCTCGAACTCGACGACGCGGTCGAGAACGCCGCGAGCTCGAGCGCGCGGGCGCTCGGCCGGCCGGAGCTGGCCGACAACGTCGCCTACCGACTCGGAGCCTTCGTCCTGAAGTCGATGGAGTCCGGCGCGCGAACCGCGACGACCGTCGTGATCGCCGTGGCGGCGGCCGGGGTCGTGCCGGGGGTCATCAGCGTCACCGGACTCGGCCCGAACCTCGCCTCGCTGATCAACACCGTCAGCGGCGGTTCGATGCTGACGCTGCTCGTGCTGACCGGCATCGCGTCGATCGTCTTCGGGATGGGAATGCCGACGACCGCGATGTACATCATCCTGGTCGCGATGCTCGGCGCGCCCATCGAGCAGACCGGCATCGCGGTCGTCGCCGCCCACCTGTTCATCCTCTACTTCGGGTTGATGGCGGACGTGACGCCGCCGGTGGCCGTCGCCGCGTTCGCCGGCGCCGGCGTCGCGAAGGCCGAGGAGATGAAGACGGCGATGATCGCCTTCCTGCTGTCGCTGAACAAGATACTCGTGCCGTTCGCGTTCGTCTTCTCGCCAGGGATCATGTTCCTGCGGCGGGTCGACGGCGAGTGGGACGTGATGAGGTGGTCGGACTTCGCCGACGTCGGATTCGTCGTCACCGAGGTCGCGATCCCCATCGTCGGAATGTTCCTCGGCATCTACGCGCTCGGCGTGACGATCATCGGCTACCAGTACGCGAGCGTCGACCGGGGACGGCGGGTGCTGTACTCGATCGCCTCGGTCCTGCTCATGGTGCCCGAGATCCCCCTGCTCATCGCCGAGGGACTGCTCGCGCTCGCGGGAATCCCCTCGGCGCTGACCGTCTTCGTCCTCACCTTCCCGCTTCGACTCGTCGGACTGACGATCCTCGTCGCGTTCAGCTACCGTAACCGCTCGCGAGCGTCGCTCGAGGAGGCCGACGCCGCGACCTCTACACCGGCCGCCGGCGACGCCTGA
- a CDS encoding DUF1850 domain-containing protein: MTDHTDGSPSTRPRYRRRTVLAALAATPLGVAAAAAARSPDRLLVVDDQDSGERLLERPVDDGQTVVLSYTHSVEKTPVRDVYEVDDDALRMVRMEFYSFGAGLPTDDVERTDDGYVVYRDDRYERLPVAPREIPGHELVVGDDRYDLVALADDRVTIQIAFDRFFTSLFNTTGMDLFGTTRGATGADNGNRVSRRP; the protein is encoded by the coding sequence GTGACCGATCACACCGACGGCTCGCCGTCGACTCGTCCGCGATACCGACGACGAACCGTCCTCGCCGCGCTCGCGGCGACTCCCCTCGGAGTCGCCGCGGCGGCCGCCGCTCGATCGCCCGATCGGCTCCTCGTCGTCGACGACCAGGACTCCGGCGAACGGCTCCTCGAGCGCCCGGTCGACGACGGCCAGACCGTCGTCCTCTCGTACACCCACAGCGTCGAGAAGACGCCGGTGAGAGACGTCTACGAGGTAGACGATGACGCCCTCAGGATGGTCCGGATGGAGTTTTACTCGTTCGGCGCCGGGCTACCGACCGACGACGTCGAACGAACCGACGACGGCTACGTCGTCTACCGCGACGACCGCTACGAGCGCCTGCCGGTCGCCCCCAGGGAGATTCCCGGCCACGAACTCGTCGTCGGCGACGACCGGTACGACCTGGTGGCGCTCGCCGACGACCGCGTCACGATCCAGATCGCATTCGATCGCTTCTTTACTTCCCTCTTTAACACAACTGGTATGGACCTTTTCGGTACGACCCGCGGCGCCACCGGCGCCGATAACGGAAACAGGGTGAGTCGACGACCGTGA